The Temnothorax longispinosus isolate EJ_2023e chromosome 12, Tlon_JGU_v1, whole genome shotgun sequence genome includes a window with the following:
- the LOC139822710 gene encoding uncharacterized protein, with the protein MAEHGCGLGVIAEPYRVPQNHPLWAVSECGNSAITWRLTDEPVACSKIGAGNGFVVVRWDRAYVAGVYVSSAVDAASFERSLNDLKIILDRVLPAQVMVAGDFNAKSALWGSPVTDRRGRILECWAASLGLVVLNRGGVQTCVRHQGGSVIDLTWATPDLARRVSEWRVAEEIESLSDHLFIEMSLPVTPPEVQARRREANARFPRWALKKLDGDLLKASISTALWVNDPKGQSEDPDEVAGWIGDIMTQACDASMPRSKPFVRKTVLVDGGNCHT; encoded by the coding sequence ATGGCGGAGCACGGCTGCGGCTTGGGGGTGATCGCCGAACCATACAGAGTTCCACAGAATCACCCTTTGTGGGCGGTCAGTGAGTGTGGCAACTCGGCGATCACGTGGAGGCTGACGGACGAGCCCGTTGCCTGCTCCAAAATTGGAGCGGGTAATGGGTTCGTCGTTGTTAGATGGGACCGCGCATATGTCGCTGGAGTATACGTGTCTTCGGCGGTCGATGCGGCCTCATTTGAGAGATCGTTAAATGATCTTAAGATCATCCTAGACAGGGTCCTGCCGGCGCAAGTCATGGTGGCCGGGGATTTCAACGCCAAGTCTGCGTTGTGGGGCTCCCCGGTCACGGATAGGCGTGGCAGGATCCTGGAATGTTGGGCGGCGAGCCTGGGGCTAGTGGTGCTCAATCGCGGGGGTGTCCAGACCTGCGTGAGACACCAGGGGGGCTCAGTCATTGATTTGACTTGGGCTACCCCCGACCTGGCTCGTAGGGTGAGCGAATGGAGGGTGGCCGAGGAGATAGAATCGCTTTCGGATCATCTCTTTATAGAGATGAGTCTCCCGGTCACCCCTCCGGAAGTTCAGGCCCGCCGCAGGGAGGCGAACGCTCGTTTCCCGCGATGGGCGCTCAAGAAGCTAGATGGGGACCTACTAAAAGCCTCCATCAGCACGGCGCTCTGGGTGAACGACCCTAAGGGCCAATCCGAAGACCCGGACGAGGTCGCGGGATGGATCGGGGACATCATGACGCAAGCGTGCGACGCAAGCATGCCCCGGTCCAAACCCTTTGTAAGGAAAACCGTATTGGTGGACGGAGGAAATTGCCATACTTAG
- the LOC139822711 gene encoding uncharacterized protein, producing the protein MPREGDLVALSQADMYRRVRNIKDEMVRRGKTPVLTLRQRTMLRQQAKETLLESWEEYLDDPQLESGRRVREAIQPVLREWADRWGRGITYHAAQVLTGDGCFGEYLCRIGKKRTTECHHCPEGADTAQHTLEFCPAWDEQRRTLRENVGQDLSLPAIIAAAVEPKEGEAK; encoded by the coding sequence ATGCCACGAGAGGGAGATCTCGTCGCCCTGTCTCAGGCGGACATGTACCGCCGGGTCAGGAACATCAAAGACGAGATGGTCAGAAGGGGGAAAACTCCTGTGTTAACCCTGCGACAGAGGACCATGCTGAGGCAACAGGCCAAAGAGACCCTCCTCGAGAGCTGGGAGGAATATTTGGACGACCCCCAGCTCGAGTCAGGGAGGAGGGTCCGCGAAGCCATCCAGCCCGTCCTTCGTGAGTGGGCGGACCGGTGGGGACGCGGGATTACATATCATGCGGCACAGGTGCTCACGGGGGATGGTTGCTTCGGGGAGTACCTGTGTCGCATAGGAAAGAAGCGTACCACGGAGTGCCACCATTGTCCGGAGGGGGCGGATACGGCGCAACATACGCTGGAGTTCTGCCCAGCTTGGGACGAACAACGCCGTACTCTCCGGGAGAATGTGGGGCAGGACCTCTCCCTCCCGGCTATCATCGCTGCAGCGGTGGAGCCAAAGGAGGGAGAGGCCAAATGA